In Pedobacter africanus, a single window of DNA contains:
- a CDS encoding alanine/glycine:cation symporter family protein gives MEEIIGKVNDLIWSNALILLCMGAGIYFSIVTRFVQLRYLKEMLSLLFKGNSSSKGVSSFQAFAIAISGRIGTGNIAGVATAIAMGGPGAVFWMWLIAFLGSSSAFIEATLGQIYKQVNNGQYRGGPAFYIEKGLGIKWYAMVFAVATILSTALFLPGVQSNSIALSMHNAFEVPVAYTGLAVAFLLGLIIFGGVKRIGKVAEIVVPFMAGAYILMAIIIMAMHIHQIPAVIMLIIKSAFSLEPAFAGVFGMAIAWGVKRGIYSNEAGQGTAPHAAAAAEVSHPVKQGLVQAFSVYVDTLFVCTATAFMILFTGKYNVINPEGGFIIENLPGAKIGAEYTQYAVNSHFPSLGAGFVAISLLFFAFTTIMAYYYIAETNLSYLDKKGNKWAVWALRILILAATFYGSVKTAEAAWTLGDIGVGVMAWLNVIAILLLRKPALKAFKDYQQQRRAGKDPVFNANALGIKNTEEW, from the coding sequence ATGGAAGAAATCATTGGTAAAGTAAACGACCTGATCTGGAGCAATGCGCTCATTCTGCTCTGTATGGGAGCAGGCATTTATTTTTCGATTGTTACCCGCTTTGTACAGCTCCGATACCTCAAAGAAATGCTTTCCCTGCTTTTCAAAGGTAACAGTTCATCCAAAGGCGTAAGTTCTTTTCAGGCATTTGCCATTGCCATTTCCGGTCGTATCGGTACCGGAAATATAGCAGGAGTGGCAACCGCAATTGCCATGGGTGGCCCGGGAGCGGTGTTCTGGATGTGGCTGATTGCCTTTTTAGGAAGTTCATCTGCATTTATTGAAGCTACTTTAGGGCAGATTTACAAACAAGTTAATAACGGCCAGTACCGCGGTGGCCCGGCATTCTACATTGAAAAAGGATTGGGCATCAAATGGTACGCCATGGTATTTGCAGTAGCCACCATATTAAGTACCGCATTATTTTTACCCGGCGTTCAAAGCAACAGCATAGCCCTGAGCATGCATAATGCTTTCGAGGTTCCTGTTGCCTATACTGGTTTGGCCGTAGCATTTTTACTGGGGCTCATCATCTTTGGTGGGGTAAAAAGAATTGGAAAAGTGGCCGAGATCGTTGTACCTTTTATGGCTGGTGCCTATATCTTAATGGCCATCATCATTATGGCAATGCACATCCACCAAATCCCGGCAGTAATAATGCTGATTATAAAATCAGCCTTTAGCCTGGAACCGGCATTTGCCGGTGTATTTGGAATGGCTATAGCCTGGGGCGTAAAAAGAGGCATTTATTCCAATGAAGCCGGACAGGGCACCGCGCCACACGCAGCCGCAGCTGCCGAAGTAAGTCACCCGGTAAAACAAGGACTGGTACAAGCCTTTTCTGTATATGTAGACACCCTTTTTGTATGTACCGCTACTGCATTTATGATCCTGTTTACCGGGAAATATAATGTCATCAATCCCGAAGGCGGATTTATCATAGAAAACCTGCCGGGCGCAAAAATAGGCGCAGAATATACACAGTATGCAGTTAACTCACATTTTCCTTCGCTTGGTGCAGGCTTTGTAGCCATTTCACTTTTGTTTTTTGCCTTCACCACCATTATGGCCTACTATTATATTGCCGAGACCAATCTCAGCTACCTGGATAAAAAAGGTAACAAGTGGGCAGTATGGGCATTGCGCATTTTAATTCTTGCAGCCACATTTTATGGTTCAGTCAAAACTGCCGAAGCTGCATGGACTTTAGGAGATATAGGCGTAGGTGTAATGGCCTGGTTAAATGTTATTGCTATTCTATTACTCAGAAAACCCGCCTTAAAAGCATTTAAAGATTACCAGCAGCAGCGTAGAGCCGGCAAAGACCCTGTTTTTAATGCCAATGCGCTTGGTATTAAAAATACCGAAGAGTGGTAA
- a CDS encoding MBL fold metallo-hydrolase gives MKDRTTDMNEDHITDDLVMSEVKLKVIGCGDAFGSGGRLNTCFYVDAGSVRFLVDCGASSLPGLKQHGIQVDDIDAIVISHFHGDHYGGLPFVLLDAAVNGRIKTLQIISPVGGQRRIAALLDLLYPGTEVLERLDVEFLEYRANEVIDFGNWRVQAFDVIHSERALPHGLRIEVLDKVIAYSGDTSWTETLFTLSEQADIFICECNFLDSQVKGHMNYLELERRFPEFSCRRMLLTHFDQQMLDRLDEIKVEWLSDGLELVI, from the coding sequence ATGAAAGATAGAACCACGGATATGAATGAAGATCATATAACCGATGATTTAGTGATGAGTGAGGTTAAGTTGAAAGTAATCGGTTGTGGTGATGCCTTCGGTAGTGGCGGGAGGCTGAATACTTGTTTTTATGTGGACGCTGGCTCCGTTCGTTTTTTGGTGGATTGTGGTGCAAGCAGTTTGCCTGGGCTGAAACAACACGGCATTCAAGTGGATGATATCGACGCGATTGTGATCAGTCATTTTCATGGGGATCATTACGGGGGCCTGCCTTTCGTTTTGCTGGATGCAGCGGTTAATGGCAGGATCAAAACGTTGCAGATCATCAGCCCCGTTGGCGGTCAACGGCGGATTGCCGCTTTACTGGATCTGCTTTATCCGGGGACTGAAGTGTTGGAAAGACTGGATGTAGAATTTTTGGAGTACCGTGCGAATGAAGTAATAGATTTCGGAAACTGGCGTGTACAGGCTTTTGATGTAATTCATTCTGAAAGGGCTTTGCCTCATGGTCTGCGGATTGAGGTATTGGATAAGGTGATTGCTTATTCTGGCGATACTTCCTGGACGGAAACATTGTTTACCTTAAGTGAGCAGGCCGATATATTTATCTGTGAGTGCAATTTCCTTGACAGCCAGGTGAAAGGGCATATGAATTACCTGGAGCTGGAAAGGCGTTTCCCTGAATTTTCCTGTAGGAGGATGCTATTGACACATTTTGATCAGCAGATGCTGGACAGGTTAGATGAGATTAAGGTAGAATGGCTGAGCGATGGGTTGGAATTGGTAATCTAA
- a CDS encoding tetratricopeptide repeat protein translates to MKKQKIMEAGLYLQGQSLEQEKSYAEAARQYEKILKSNPIHIDANNRLMIVYRKLKEYKKEFALIIKAISAHEKRIEENQRQWIKEHSKMATLSRPLAKSLGLLTTKGLPVQENELLDRWKRRKAILSKKLKSHSNK, encoded by the coding sequence ATGAAAAAACAAAAGATAATGGAAGCGGGGTTATATCTGCAAGGCCAAAGTCTTGAGCAAGAAAAATCTTATGCAGAGGCAGCCAGGCAATACGAAAAGATTTTAAAGAGCAACCCAATTCATATTGATGCCAATAACCGGCTGATGATCGTTTATCGCAAACTTAAGGAATACAAAAAGGAATTCGCGCTTATTATTAAGGCCATTTCCGCCCATGAAAAGAGAATAGAAGAGAATCAGCGACAATGGATTAAAGAACACAGCAAAATGGCAACGCTGTCCAGGCCTTTGGCAAAAAGCCTTGGTTTGTTAACTACAAAAGGTCTGCCGGTACAGGAAAATGAACTGCTAGACAGATGGAAACGACGGAAAGCAATTCTTTCGAAAAAGTTGAAGTCCCATTCAAACAAATAA
- a CDS encoding Dph6-related ATP pyrophosphatase: MQKAHKKLSVFNWSGGKDSTLALHYALHSEHFDIRYLLTTVNEAHNRVSMHGVRESLLIKQANSLGIPLYQVRLPEAPDMATYEQEMNKHMGLLKSEGITHSLFGDLFLEDLKVYRENKLAEVDLKAEFPIWKKDTTQVIHEFIALGYKTVVACAKEGLEDFCGRVIDKDFIADLPAGIDPCGENGEFHTFAFEGPLFKRPIDFTLGEKVFKTYPAPEGGNPSGYWYIDLIG; the protein is encoded by the coding sequence ATGCAGAAGGCACACAAGAAGCTTAGTGTTTTTAACTGGAGCGGAGGGAAGGACAGTACCCTGGCTTTGCATTATGCCCTGCACAGCGAACATTTCGATATCAGGTACCTACTCACTACTGTAAACGAAGCCCACAACCGGGTAAGTATGCATGGGGTAAGGGAAAGCCTGTTGATTAAACAGGCCAACAGCCTTGGGATTCCGCTATACCAGGTGAGGCTGCCAGAAGCCCCGGATATGGCTACTTATGAACAGGAGATGAACAAACACATGGGCTTGCTGAAGTCTGAGGGCATTACGCATTCCTTATTCGGCGACTTGTTTCTGGAGGATCTGAAGGTTTACAGGGAAAATAAGCTTGCAGAAGTTGATTTAAAGGCAGAATTCCCCATATGGAAAAAAGATACCACGCAGGTTATTCATGAATTTATCGCTTTAGGTTATAAGACAGTAGTAGCATGCGCAAAGGAAGGTCTGGAAGATTTCTGCGGCAGGGTAATTGACAAAGATTTTATTGCTGATCTTCCCGCGGGAATAGACCCCTGCGGTGAAAACGGTGAGTTCCATACCTTCGCATTTGAAGGCCCACTGTTTAAAAGGCCTATTGATTTTACTTTAGGCGAAAAGGTATTTAAAACCTATCCGGCCCCGGAAGGGGGAAACCCTTCGGGTTATTGGTATATAGATCTCATTGGGTAA
- a CDS encoding Rieske 2Fe-2S domain-containing protein, with protein sequence MNKNVEHFYDKVMDYEGKKLAVHKDDAGKVTALNPTCTHAGCTVQFNAAEQSWDCPCHGGRFDVSRKALTGPPTIDLETVFRKDNFHEVDVIKS encoded by the coding sequence ATGAATAAGAATGTTGAGCACTTTTACGATAAGGTTATGGATTATGAGGGGAAAAAGCTGGCGGTCCATAAGGATGATGCCGGAAAGGTAACTGCACTAAACCCAACCTGTACCCACGCGGGCTGTACGGTTCAGTTTAATGCTGCTGAGCAAAGCTGGGACTGTCCGTGTCACGGAGGAAGGTTTGATGTTTCCAGAAAAGCGTTGACGGGGCCACCAACTATAGATCTGGAAACGGTGTTTAGAAAAGATAATTTTCATGAAGTTGATGTTATTAAAAGTTGA
- a CDS encoding low affinity iron permease family protein, which yields MKKKSQSKFENIATRITCWTGSSLAFGIAVGVVLTWIISGPFFHYSDTWQLVINTGTTIVTFLMVFLIQKSQNKDGKAIQLKLNELIAASRHASNRMVDIEDLTELELDVLHKYYAKLSEKAEADDDIHKSHSIDKANQEANTRQVLNGNDISNANNGDDVLGLSPAKVENK from the coding sequence ATGAAGAAAAAATCACAAAGCAAATTTGAAAATATAGCCACCCGGATCACCTGCTGGACGGGAAGTTCCCTTGCATTTGGAATTGCAGTAGGGGTAGTACTTACCTGGATTATATCTGGTCCTTTTTTCCATTATTCTGATACCTGGCAGTTGGTGATCAATACTGGTACCACTATTGTTACTTTTCTGATGGTGTTTTTGATCCAGAAATCCCAGAACAAAGATGGCAAAGCCATACAGCTTAAATTAAATGAGCTAATTGCTGCGAGTCGGCATGCCAGTAACCGCATGGTAGACATCGAGGACCTCACTGAACTCGAGTTGGATGTTTTGCATAAGTATTATGCTAAACTTTCTGAGAAAGCAGAGGCTGACGATGACATTCACAAATCGCATTCTATAGATAAAGCTAACCAGGAGGCGAATACCAGGCAGGTTTTAAATGGCAATGATATTAGTAACGCTAACAATGGGGATGATGTGCTGGGCCTAAGTCCTGCTAAAGTAGAAAATAAATAG
- a CDS encoding glycoside hydrolase family 88 protein, which translates to MHALSPWAVTASAELSENPAAIYEQPSAHFHFKVVAISDSIWVQAELPAGGRVSFRAAYSPGADMEVTRSKQHPEGIELELKSAIGKQYLSISIDQREKSPVLRYTTSLIPVKDLMMPSWPKDILFNGKNNNPEQTEGKIHASQFGTRTGFLYLTETRPKSATILYLQNLTALSGYAEQTKTSLGDTVGGQWPELGFSLPPSKEPLKAGKEVILSDAFIAFSEDPVDKEPDMIKQYLDLLARIYLLLPKPGTEYKHWPNILDNGLKDLIDSPGCWSQVAGHKYFNAYVSDYETPPEIMVQLAVLLPLLDYVEWSKKELEVMKTIKAGLPAFYDKKLGTIMRWLPAAEDKLKGEEEQKVPKVMDSWYLHHPLLNLSRLALKGDRTAKKLFLDSLDFAIRVAHHFEYQWPVFYKMDTLEVIKAETAEGKGGEKDVAGIYAHVMLQAWELTGEQRYLNEAGKAAKTLQGLGFEIFYQANNTAFSSGALLRLYKITKNELYLELSYMCLASIFRNVQLWDCNYGYGKHFPKFFSLYPLNDAPYTAVYEEQEVFCAFHDYLKHAEDVDILPSVKLLIAEYIRYLVDRAVYYYPTMLPAKMLEEKPKIGEVDPKIWIALEDLQDGWLKSGTVGQEVYGAGNAFGILPRHYLQIPGLPFMIYTDYPTSGFKARKGKNISFKILGDERISCRMMLVKTASKKIPEFQIYIKGKKEPLKATTVANGNLEYLIPGNSSITIHIYS; encoded by the coding sequence ATGCATGCACTATCACCATGGGCTGTAACCGCAAGCGCGGAACTCTCTGAAAACCCTGCGGCTATCTATGAACAGCCCTCCGCTCATTTCCATTTTAAAGTGGTAGCTATCTCGGATTCGATCTGGGTTCAGGCCGAATTGCCTGCGGGTGGACGCGTTAGTTTTCGCGCGGCTTACAGTCCGGGAGCTGACATGGAGGTCACCAGATCAAAACAACATCCTGAAGGCATAGAACTTGAACTAAAATCTGCTATAGGTAAGCAATACCTAAGTATCAGCATTGATCAGCGTGAAAAATCACCCGTACTACGTTATACTACCAGTTTGATCCCGGTTAAAGACCTGATGATGCCCAGCTGGCCAAAAGACATTTTGTTTAACGGAAAAAACAACAATCCTGAACAAACTGAAGGTAAGATTCATGCGAGCCAGTTTGGAACCCGCACAGGATTCCTTTACCTGACTGAGACCCGGCCAAAATCTGCCACGATCCTTTACCTGCAAAATTTGACCGCATTATCGGGCTATGCTGAACAAACTAAGACATCCTTAGGTGATACCGTGGGCGGGCAATGGCCGGAACTCGGATTCTCTCTGCCTCCTTCAAAAGAACCACTGAAAGCTGGGAAAGAAGTCATACTTTCCGATGCTTTTATCGCTTTCAGCGAAGATCCAGTCGACAAAGAGCCAGACATGATCAAACAATATCTCGACTTACTTGCCAGGATTTACCTGCTGCTCCCTAAACCTGGCACTGAGTATAAACACTGGCCCAACATACTGGACAACGGTCTCAAAGACCTGATCGACAGTCCGGGCTGCTGGTCGCAGGTAGCAGGACACAAATATTTCAATGCTTACGTGAGTGACTACGAAACTCCGCCTGAAATCATGGTACAGCTTGCCGTTTTACTTCCCCTGCTGGATTATGTAGAGTGGAGCAAGAAAGAGCTGGAAGTGATGAAAACGATCAAAGCAGGACTTCCCGCTTTCTATGACAAAAAACTGGGTACCATCATGCGCTGGCTGCCGGCAGCAGAAGATAAACTCAAAGGCGAAGAAGAACAAAAAGTACCGAAGGTGATGGATTCGTGGTACCTGCATCATCCTTTGCTTAACCTCTCCAGGCTAGCGTTAAAGGGAGATCGTACCGCAAAAAAGCTTTTCCTGGACTCTCTTGATTTTGCGATCAGGGTAGCACACCATTTTGAATACCAATGGCCTGTGTTTTACAAAATGGATACCCTGGAAGTGATTAAAGCAGAAACCGCGGAGGGAAAAGGCGGAGAAAAAGATGTAGCCGGTATTTATGCCCATGTGATGCTGCAGGCCTGGGAACTGACAGGTGAACAGCGTTATTTAAACGAAGCCGGGAAAGCTGCAAAAACCCTGCAGGGCCTGGGCTTTGAAATCTTCTATCAGGCCAATAATACCGCATTCTCTTCAGGAGCACTACTACGGCTGTATAAAATCACTAAAAATGAATTGTACCTGGAGCTGAGCTATATGTGCCTGGCATCAATATTCCGCAACGTGCAGCTCTGGGACTGCAATTATGGGTACGGAAAACATTTTCCTAAATTCTTTTCTCTTTATCCGCTCAACGATGCCCCTTATACCGCTGTTTATGAAGAACAGGAGGTCTTTTGCGCTTTTCACGATTACCTGAAGCATGCTGAAGACGTAGATATTCTCCCTTCGGTAAAACTGCTCATTGCCGAATATATCCGCTATTTGGTAGACCGTGCGGTTTACTATTACCCTACCATGCTGCCAGCCAAGATGCTCGAAGAGAAACCAAAGATAGGAGAAGTCGATCCCAAAATCTGGATTGCGCTGGAAGACCTGCAGGATGGATGGCTGAAATCGGGCACAGTAGGCCAGGAAGTTTATGGCGCAGGCAATGCCTTTGGAATTTTGCCACGGCATTACCTGCAGATACCAGGGCTGCCGTTCATGATTTACACCGACTACCCCACTTCAGGATTTAAGGCCAGGAAGGGAAAAAATATCAGCTTTAAGATCCTTGGAGATGAGCGGATCAGCTGCCGGATGATGCTGGTAAAAACAGCTTCAAAGAAAATCCCTGAATTTCAGATATACATTAAAGGAAAAAAGGAACCTCTGAAGGCCACTACAGTAGCAAATGGTAACCTGGAATACCTCATCCCCGGCAACAGCTCAATCACCATTCACATCTATTCTTAA
- a CDS encoding putative glycolipid-binding domain-containing protein, which translates to MNNTLTRIWKGKQSLEMFYLEEYQSQTIAGGIVCGSANDRNAAVKYQVTLDNRWRIKTLKIYQLTKPYKFLILSADYYKRWFDINNRHLPELDGCVDIDISVTPFTNSLPINRLGEELNETQSLKVVYIKVPEFSVLPVLQRYTRIAERSYCYENEHTGFRSDLMVDEQGLVVTYPELFERIYPDAAN; encoded by the coding sequence ATGAACAACACGCTCACAAGGATCTGGAAGGGAAAACAAAGCCTTGAAATGTTTTACCTGGAAGAATATCAGTCGCAAACAATAGCAGGAGGGATAGTATGTGGTTCAGCAAATGATCGCAATGCTGCAGTGAAATACCAGGTTACCCTGGACAATCGCTGGAGAATCAAGACGCTGAAAATTTACCAGCTAACCAAACCATACAAATTTCTTATACTATCTGCGGATTATTATAAAAGGTGGTTTGACATTAACAACAGGCATTTACCCGAATTGGATGGTTGCGTGGATATTGATATTTCGGTTACACCTTTTACCAATAGCTTACCTATAAACCGATTGGGCGAGGAGCTTAACGAAACACAAAGCCTGAAGGTTGTGTATATTAAGGTACCAGAGTTTTCTGTTTTGCCCGTACTGCAGCGCTATACAAGGATTGCTGAGCGGAGTTACTGTTATGAAAATGAGCACACAGGTTTCAGATCAGACCTGATGGTAGATGAACAAGGCCTGGTTGTTACTTACCCGGAGCTTTTTGAACGGATTTATCCGGATGCTGCAAACTGA
- a CDS encoding YfiT family bacillithiol transferase translates to MENDIEALMYPIGRFVPATQYSPDNLASWIGGIWSAPLLYDYCIQNLDEAQLNTPYRTGGWNIVQLVHHVADSHMNAYIRLKLALTEDQPAISPYNENLWAELPDVKLVPLNVSVTLLHALHMRWATLLENLSEEDWKKTYYHPGNKEYMPVWQMTNQYNWHGTHHAEQIISLRKRMGW, encoded by the coding sequence ATGGAAAATGATATAGAAGCATTGATGTATCCGATCGGCCGTTTTGTGCCGGCAACACAATACAGCCCGGATAACCTGGCTTCCTGGATTGGCGGTATATGGTCGGCACCACTTTTATACGATTATTGTATTCAGAACCTGGATGAAGCACAGCTCAACACTCCTTACAGGACAGGCGGCTGGAATATTGTGCAGTTAGTGCACCATGTTGCTGATAGCCACATGAATGCTTACATCAGGCTAAAGCTGGCACTTACCGAAGATCAGCCTGCCATCAGCCCGTATAATGAGAACCTCTGGGCCGAATTGCCGGATGTAAAACTAGTGCCGCTAAATGTTTCGGTAACATTGCTGCATGCACTGCACATGAGGTGGGCAACACTGCTCGAAAATTTGAGTGAAGAGGATTGGAAGAAGACCTATTATCACCCTGGAAATAAAGAATATATGCCAGTCTGGCAAATGACCAATCAGTACAACTGGCATGGAACACATCATGCTGAGCAGATCATTTCATTGCGGAAAAGGATGGGCTGGTGA
- a CDS encoding GNAT family N-acetyltransferase, whose product MNVILDNPIWFALNSVNAHLGSGNDNVKLFDAAVAPFAGLSVYAPGNFKQLFDLVSPDQVVVLFYPEADLDPAPFNVVVKVPGYQMVFEGKEPEAISGEELVRLTEKDLEEMLALTKLAQPGPFAGRTIDFGGYLGIFQDQKLIAMGGQRLQTQGFTEISAICTHPDSAGKGFAGKVLNELVRNIIASGNVPYLHVRADNARAIKLYQYLGFVIRTEMYFHVIKKGIAPINNSYR is encoded by the coding sequence ATGAATGTTATTTTAGATAATCCAATATGGTTTGCATTGAATTCGGTAAATGCCCATTTGGGAAGTGGCAATGATAACGTAAAATTATTTGATGCTGCTGTAGCACCTTTTGCAGGGCTCAGCGTGTATGCACCTGGGAATTTTAAACAGTTATTTGATCTGGTAAGTCCGGACCAGGTTGTGGTATTATTTTATCCTGAGGCAGATCTTGATCCTGCTCCATTTAATGTGGTAGTAAAGGTGCCGGGCTATCAGATGGTTTTTGAGGGGAAAGAACCGGAGGCTATATCGGGAGAAGAATTGGTGCGTTTAACAGAAAAGGATCTGGAGGAAATGCTGGCTTTAACCAAGTTGGCGCAGCCCGGACCATTTGCCGGCAGAACGATTGACTTTGGCGGGTACCTGGGGATTTTTCAAGACCAAAAGCTAATAGCTATGGGCGGCCAGCGGTTACAAACACAGGGTTTTACAGAGATCAGCGCCATATGTACACATCCGGACAGTGCCGGTAAAGGATTTGCCGGAAAGGTGCTCAATGAACTGGTCAGGAATATCATTGCCAGCGGTAATGTTCCTTATTTGCATGTGAGGGCAGATAATGCCAGGGCTATAAAGTTATATCAGTACCTGGGGTTTGTTATTCGTACGGAGATGTATTTTCACGTCATAAAAAAAGGAATTGCTCCTATCAATAATTCGTATAGGTAA